The following are encoded together in the Kingella negevensis genome:
- the trkA gene encoding Trk system potassium transporter TrkA, producing MKILILGSGQVGAAIAQELASMPNHDVTIVDTDETALKNLGSRLDVRTLVGNAASPMVLQNAGAEDTDMLLALTRSDETNLVACKLAADLFNIPQRIARVRSAEYSEFGAEDDDEDNPNHIPRSLKAFSVTDSIHPENLVTEHLAGLLSHVRALQVLPFTHEKVKMVVAQARAEDWIIGKSLLQIAARLPENTDCQICAIYRNTRLIVPQPETVIEEGDEITFVVDSRCLSSVMYVLFEYNKSNRRVMIAGGGNIGYRLAKKMENQFNIKIIQHNEQRAEWLSEHLDNTLVLHGSGTDEDLLAREYIDEVDIFLALTNDDENNIMSALLAKNLGAKRVISIINRSRYVDLLTGHQIDIIVSPHQLTIGGVLAHVRRGDIAEMYPLRRGAAEAIEAVVHGDHKTSSLVGRRVDEIKWPSGCHIAAIVRGDEVIMGRDHSQVLQDGDHIIFFVSRRRVSRELEKLIQVKMGFFG from the coding sequence GTGAAAATTCTGATTTTAGGAAGCGGTCAAGTAGGGGCTGCGATTGCACAAGAATTGGCGAGCATGCCCAACCACGACGTTACCATTGTGGACACGGACGAAACCGCGTTGAAAAACCTCGGCAGCCGTTTAGACGTGCGCACGCTGGTGGGCAATGCCGCCTCGCCCATGGTTTTGCAAAACGCAGGCGCGGAAGATACCGATATGCTGCTCGCCCTCACACGCAGCGACGAAACTAACCTAGTCGCCTGCAAACTGGCGGCAGATTTGTTCAACATACCGCAACGCATTGCACGAGTGCGTTCCGCAGAATATTCCGAATTTGGTGCTGAAGACGATGATGAAGACAACCCCAACCACATTCCACGCAGCCTGAAAGCCTTTTCCGTAACCGATTCCATTCATCCTGAAAACTTGGTTACAGAGCATTTGGCAGGTTTGCTCAGCCACGTCCGCGCCTTGCAAGTGCTGCCATTCACGCATGAAAAAGTAAAAATGGTTGTCGCGCAAGCACGAGCGGAAGACTGGATTATCGGCAAAAGTTTGCTGCAAATTGCCGCACGGCTGCCTGAAAACACCGATTGCCAAATTTGCGCCATTTACCGCAACACGCGCCTTATTGTGCCGCAGCCTGAAACCGTGATAGAAGAAGGCGATGAAATCACATTTGTTGTCGATTCCCGTTGCCTATCCAGCGTGATGTACGTTTTGTTTGAATACAACAAAAGCAATCGCCGCGTGATGATTGCAGGCGGCGGCAACATCGGTTATCGCCTCGCCAAAAAAATGGAAAACCAGTTCAACATCAAAATCATTCAGCACAACGAACAACGCGCAGAATGGCTCTCTGAACATTTGGATAACACACTCGTATTGCACGGCTCAGGCACAGATGAAGACCTATTGGCGCGTGAATACATTGACGAAGTGGATATTTTCCTCGCGCTGACAAACGATGATGAAAACAACATCATGTCCGCCTTGCTGGCAAAAAACTTGGGGGCGAAACGCGTCATTTCCATTATCAACCGCTCGCGTTATGTGGACTTGCTCACAGGGCATCAAATCGATATTATCGTGTCGCCCCACCAATTAACCATTGGCGGCGTGTTGGCACACGTTCGGCGCGGCGATATTGCAGAAATGTATCCCTTGCGACGCGGCGCGGCAGAAGCCATTGAAGCTGTGGTGCATGGCGACCACAAAACATCATCATTAGTGGGGCGGCGCGTGGACGAAATCAAATGGCCATCAGGCTGCCACATCGCCGCGATTGTGCGTGGTGATGAAGTGATTATGGGGCGCGACCACAGCCAAGTGCTGCAAGACGGCGACCATATTATTTTCTTTGTTTCACGCCGCCGCGTGTCGCGTGAATTGGAAAAACTGATTCAAGTGAAAATGGGATTTTTTGGATAA
- a CDS encoding ABC transporter ATP-binding protein, producing MTTTQPYLQIKGLAKKYGDNLAVKYIDLDINQHEIFALLGSSGSGKSTLLRMLAGMEIPTDGQIILDGQDITKLAPYDRPINMMFQSYALFPHMTVEENIAFGLKQDKLPKEEIQARVDEMLRLVQMPQFAKRKPHQLSGGQQQRVALARSLAKRPKLLLLDEPLGALDKKLRQQTQFELVNTLEKVGVTCIMVTHDQEEAMTMASRVAIMSHGELQQVGTPADVYDYPNSKFTAEFIGETNIFEGKLVHKDDAHALIECPELPSKVYTDQKFEAEDGQTMWVSIRPEDIDLHKEKPAHRDTHNWAKGKVKEIAYLGSFAIYHVQMENGRIIKSQVPAPYWYVRGIEPPTWGDEVYLDWPENQPTPLTR from the coding sequence ATGACTACAACCCAACCTTATTTGCAAATCAAAGGATTGGCTAAAAAATATGGCGATAATCTCGCAGTAAAATACATTGATTTAGACATCAATCAACACGAAATTTTTGCCTTATTAGGCAGTTCAGGCAGCGGCAAATCCACGCTGTTACGCATGCTTGCAGGCATGGAGATCCCAACAGACGGACAAATCATTCTAGACGGTCAAGATATTACCAAACTTGCCCCTTACGACCGCCCAATCAACATGATGTTTCAAAGCTACGCCCTGTTTCCACACATGACTGTAGAAGAAAACATCGCCTTCGGTTTAAAACAAGATAAATTACCCAAAGAAGAAATTCAAGCGCGAGTAGATGAAATGCTGCGCTTAGTGCAAATGCCACAATTTGCCAAACGCAAACCACACCAATTATCAGGCGGTCAGCAACAACGCGTAGCCTTGGCACGCTCGTTGGCAAAACGCCCAAAATTATTGCTGCTGGACGAACCACTCGGCGCGTTGGACAAAAAATTGCGCCAACAAACGCAATTTGAATTGGTGAACACGCTGGAAAAAGTGGGCGTAACCTGCATTATGGTTACCCACGACCAAGAAGAAGCGATGACCATGGCAAGTCGCGTGGCGATTATGTCTCACGGCGAACTGCAACAAGTGGGCACACCAGCAGATGTGTATGACTATCCAAACAGCAAATTCACCGCAGAATTTATTGGCGAAACCAATATTTTTGAAGGCAAACTGGTTCACAAAGACGACGCACACGCGTTGATTGAATGCCCTGAATTGCCAAGCAAAGTTTACACCGACCAAAAATTTGAAGCGGAAGACGGTCAAACCATGTGGGTGTCAATCCGTCCTGAAGACATCGACTTGCACAAAGAAAAACCAGCGCACCGCGATACGCACAACTGGGCAAAAGGCAAAGTGAAAGAAATCGCCTATTTGGGCAGCTTTGCGATTTACCACGTTCAAATGGAAAACGGTCGCATTATTAAAAGCCAAGTGCCAGCACCTTATTGGTATGTGCGTGGCATTGAACCGCCAACTTGGGGCGATGAAGTGTATTTGGATTGGCCTGAAAACCAACCTACCCCATTAACACGCTAA
- a CDS encoding ABC transporter permease, giving the protein MSSVNIKRRKRPGSRFVIGVPFAWLAVLVLIPFFIVFKISFAEQAFSIPPFTPLFDPETGALHVVTQNFKEIFSSDDGENIYLLTYWLSIKTALMTTIICLLVGYPMAYAISRANPNIRNGLLLAIMLPFWTSFLLRVYAWIGLLGSNGIINNYLIKWGIIKEPLELFYNSFSLTLVMVYAYLPFMILPLYTQLVKLDKRLLEAAADLGAHPIKAFLTITLPMSKSGIIAGSMLVFIPSVGEYVIPELVGGPSNLMIGKVLWQAFSDQNNWPLAAAIAVIMVLLLVVPIGLQQYFDNREAAKGDK; this is encoded by the coding sequence ATGTCTTCTGTCAATATTAAACGCCGTAAACGTCCAGGTTCACGGTTTGTGATTGGTGTACCGTTTGCATGGCTGGCGGTGCTGGTGTTAATCCCCTTTTTCATCGTGTTCAAAATCAGTTTTGCAGAACAAGCGTTTTCCATTCCGCCGTTCACGCCATTGTTTGACCCTGAAACAGGCGCGTTGCATGTGGTAACGCAAAACTTCAAAGAGATTTTTAGCAGCGATGACGGCGAAAACATTTATTTGCTAACTTATTGGTTATCCATCAAAACCGCGCTGATGACCACAATCATCTGCTTGCTGGTGGGCTACCCAATGGCATACGCGATTTCACGCGCCAACCCCAACATTCGCAACGGCTTATTGCTCGCGATTATGTTGCCATTTTGGACATCGTTCCTATTGCGCGTATACGCATGGATTGGCTTGCTGGGCAGCAATGGGATTATTAATAACTATTTGATTAAATGGGGTATCATTAAAGAGCCGCTAGAATTATTTTACAACTCGTTCTCGCTGACTTTAGTGATGGTTTACGCCTATTTACCGTTCATGATTTTGCCGTTGTACACCCAATTAGTGAAACTGGATAAACGCTTATTGGAAGCCGCAGCAGATTTGGGTGCACACCCAATCAAAGCCTTTTTAACGATTACTTTACCGATGTCTAAATCAGGCATTATTGCAGGCTCAATGCTCGTGTTTATCCCGTCTGTGGGCGAGTATGTGATTCCAGAATTGGTTGGTGGCCCAAGCAATTTGATGATTGGTAAAGTGTTATGGCAAGCCTTCTCAGACCAAAACAACTGGCCTTTAGCCGCAGCGATTGCCGTGATTATGGTGTTGTTGCTGGTTGTACCGATTGGTTTGCAACAATATTTTGATAACCGTGAAGCAGCGAAAGGGGACAAATAA
- a CDS encoding ABC transporter permease subunit: MHGNKMSPFLKLMLVLGLAFLYIPLIILVVYSFNDSKLVTVWGGFSTKWYGELMNNGQILDAAWLSLQIAACSSFAAVVLGTLAGYALARIKRFRGNTLFAGLISAPMVMPDVITGLSMLLLIIQVQTMLQGALGSDITWLDRGFFTIFLGHTTLCMAYITVVIRSRLAELDQSLEEAAMDLGARPLKIFFVITLPLIAPAIMSGFLLGITLSLDDVVIASFLSGPGSSTLPLVIFSEIRRGLDPQMNVLATIIIGVVGTLVIVANYFMLRQATKLEREMQAAYKAEQKALENLSA, from the coding sequence ATGCACGGAAATAAAATGTCTCCGTTTTTGAAACTCATGCTGGTGCTGGGTTTAGCGTTTTTGTATATTCCATTGATTATTTTGGTGGTTTATTCATTTAACGATTCAAAACTGGTTACCGTTTGGGGTGGTTTCTCAACCAAATGGTATGGCGAATTGATGAACAATGGCCAAATTCTGGACGCGGCTTGGTTGTCGTTACAGATTGCCGCGTGTTCATCGTTTGCGGCGGTGGTGTTGGGTACGCTGGCAGGCTATGCACTGGCGCGTATCAAGCGATTCCGTGGTAACACCCTGTTTGCAGGCTTGATTTCTGCGCCAATGGTGATGCCAGACGTGATTACAGGTTTGTCCATGCTGCTCTTGATTATTCAAGTGCAAACCATGTTGCAAGGCGCATTAGGCAGCGACATCACTTGGCTAGACCGTGGTTTCTTCACCATTTTCTTGGGGCATACCACGCTGTGCATGGCGTATATCACCGTTGTGATTCGCTCGCGCTTGGCTGAGTTGGACCAATCTTTGGAAGAAGCCGCAATGGATTTGGGCGCACGTCCGCTCAAAATCTTTTTTGTAATTACTTTGCCATTGATTGCGCCAGCGATTATGTCGGGTTTCTTGCTGGGGATTACGCTGTCGCTTGACGATGTAGTGATTGCGTCATTCTTGTCAGGGCCAGGGTCTTCTACTTTGCCTTTGGTAATTTTCTCGGAAATCCGTCGCGGCTTAGACCCACAAATGAACGTGTTGGCAACAATTATCATCGGGGTGGTTGGCACGTTGGTGATTGTGGCAAACTACTTCATGCTTCGCCAAGCGACTAAGCTAGAGCGCGAAATGCAAGCAGCTTACAAAGCAGAGCAAAAAGCATTGGAAAACTTGTCTGCATAA
- the radC gene encoding RadC family protein yields MSIKDWATGERPREKLLERGANALSDAELLAILLRVGTQGMSAVDLSRSLLDTYGGLGGVMHASVNELSKHKGMGLAAYAQFATVLEIGRRVLSEELRQLPVFNNPQTAADYLRLKIGRERVEVSVALFLDTQNCLIACEELARGTVAENVVYPREVARLALQHQAANVLFAHNHPSGSLKPSPEDLAFTQRLQAALKLLDITLIDHMIVTVADTFSFMQHGLIRHAA; encoded by the coding sequence ATGAGTATTAAAGATTGGGCAACAGGTGAGCGTCCGCGTGAGAAATTGCTGGAACGCGGCGCAAATGCGTTGAGTGATGCGGAATTGCTGGCGATTTTGTTGCGTGTTGGTACACAGGGTATGAGCGCGGTGGATTTATCACGGTCGCTGTTGGACACTTACGGCGGTTTGGGCGGCGTAATGCACGCTTCGGTTAATGAACTGAGCAAGCACAAGGGCATGGGTTTGGCGGCTTATGCCCAATTTGCCACGGTGCTGGAAATTGGTCGGCGCGTGTTGAGCGAGGAATTGCGCCAGTTGCCTGTGTTCAATAATCCACAAACGGCGGCGGATTATTTGCGCTTGAAAATAGGGCGTGAACGCGTGGAAGTGAGCGTTGCACTGTTTTTGGATACGCAAAATTGTTTGATTGCGTGTGAAGAATTGGCGCGTGGCACGGTGGCGGAGAATGTGGTTTATCCACGAGAAGTGGCGCGATTGGCATTGCAACATCAAGCGGCAAATGTGTTGTTTGCGCACAATCATCCTTCAGGCAGCCTGAAACCTTCGCCTGAAGATTTGGCGTTTACGCAGCGATTGCAAGCGGCTTTGAAACTGCTGGATATTACGCTGATTGACCATATGATTGTAACGGTGGCGGATACGTTTTCGTTTATGCAGCATGGGTTGATTCGACATGCAGCCTGA
- a CDS encoding TetR/AcrR family transcriptional regulator yields MTKKTTKPNTYNRIIDASLVLFNEQGERNISTNHIASYMGISPGNLYYHFTNKDEIIVQLFKRYTQALVTYVAEEDKPQSVRDAFEFMAGAYDILWEYRFLFSDINTLLERGKDLLGEHKLFSHEQISPMMKCVLSHLRESGIIKMDDIALNDLTINIWLVSKYWFDFHNSLYGADNAQGHQIKARGVARTLSLLRPYFAEQYLAEFDALNRELLNN; encoded by the coding sequence ATGACCAAAAAAACAACCAAACCAAACACCTACAACCGAATCATTGACGCCAGCCTTGTGCTGTTCAACGAACAAGGCGAGCGCAACATCAGCACCAACCACATCGCCAGCTACATGGGTATTAGCCCCGGCAATCTGTATTATCACTTTACCAACAAAGATGAAATCATCGTCCAACTATTCAAACGCTACACGCAAGCACTGGTTACTTACGTTGCGGAAGAAGACAAGCCGCAATCTGTGCGCGATGCGTTTGAGTTTATGGCTGGTGCGTATGATATTTTGTGGGAATACCGCTTTTTGTTCAGCGACATCAATACCTTGCTGGAACGCGGCAAAGATTTGCTGGGCGAACACAAATTGTTTAGCCACGAACAAATTTCGCCGATGATGAAGTGCGTCTTGAGCCATTTGCGTGAAAGCGGCATCATCAAAATGGATGACATCGCCTTGAATGATTTAACGATTAACATCTGGTTAGTCAGCAAATACTGGTTTGATTTCCATAACTCACTTTATGGCGCAGACAACGCGCAAGGTCATCAAATCAAAGCGCGTGGTGTGGCGCGTACATTGAGCTTGTTGCGCCCATATTTCGCGGAACAATATTTGGCGGAATTTGACGCGCTCAATCGTGAATTGTTAAACAATTAA